The following are from one region of the Paenibacillus protaetiae genome:
- a CDS encoding RNA polymerase sigma factor, giving the protein MLIAFWHRPVLIVCNLSAHSKASGRVPFFCADSYSPIRGKKIEGARIFFVLRSCLYRRGERMDDIYKRNVENIYRICFMYLKNPADAEDAVQSTFLKLLKSDIAFADTEHEKAWLIVTARNHCKDVLKSWWRTRKAELPNLPEAGMDDSFGHSGEVLERLLSLPDKYKIVLYLYYFEEYSVKEIAGMLKRKESTIQTQLAKGRKLMKVSLGGYYGNESY; this is encoded by the coding sequence TTGCTTATCGCATTTTGGCACAGACCCGTCTTGATTGTATGTAATCTATCGGCACATTCGAAGGCATCCGGACGGGTGCCTTTTTTCTGCGCGGATTCATATAGCCCCATAAGGGGCAAAAAAATAGAAGGGGCAAGGATATTTTTTGTTCTGCGATCGTGTTTATATAGACGAGGTGAACGCATGGATGACATTTATAAACGGAATGTAGAAAATATTTACCGCATTTGTTTCATGTATTTGAAAAATCCGGCCGATGCGGAGGATGCCGTTCAATCCACTTTTTTGAAGCTGTTGAAATCCGATATAGCCTTTGCTGACACCGAGCACGAGAAAGCGTGGCTGATTGTAACAGCCAGAAATCACTGCAAAGATGTGCTGAAAAGCTGGTGGAGAACGCGGAAAGCGGAGCTGCCGAACTTGCCTGAAGCCGGTATGGACGACAGCTTTGGCCATTCAGGAGAAGTGCTTGAGCGGCTGCTTTCCTTGCCTGACAAATATAAAATTGTACTTTATCTTTATTATTTTGAAGAGTATTCAGTCAAGGAAATAGCGGGCATGCTCAAGCGCAAGGAGAGCACCATTCAAACTCAGCTGGCGAAAGGACGCAAGCTTATGAAGGTAAGCTTAGGAGGTTATTATGGCAATGAATCATATTAA